A single genomic interval of Longimicrobium sp. harbors:
- a CDS encoding bifunctional riboflavin kinase/FAD synthetase, whose amino-acid sequence MRSSALAPFAIDPALPPALPRDGRPAIVTVGTFDGVHRGHWEVLQEICRRARATGGRSILVTFHPHPLRVVRPEHAPPLLTTLAEKREVLAESGLEYVVFLPFTRTLQHYPARRFVEEILIGRIGMNELVIGYDHGFGKDREGGVDTLREIGREMGFDVDVVDAFEAEGGAVSSSRIRGLLGEGRTGEAAALLGRPYTLSGVVVGGKRKGRELGFPTANIELGDAEKMLPKEGVYAAYGRVRGERIPGLLHLGPRPTFPGFSPTIELHLLDWSGDIYGDHVRVEVMGRIRDILPFSSVDALIEAIRGDERDGRRMLGLSPS is encoded by the coding sequence ATGCGATCCAGCGCCCTGGCCCCGTTCGCCATCGACCCCGCGCTCCCCCCCGCGCTTCCGCGCGACGGGCGGCCGGCGATCGTCACCGTGGGCACCTTCGACGGCGTGCACCGCGGCCACTGGGAGGTGCTCCAGGAAATCTGCCGCCGCGCCCGGGCGACGGGCGGCCGCAGCATCCTTGTCACGTTCCATCCGCATCCCCTGCGCGTGGTCCGCCCCGAGCACGCCCCGCCCCTGCTGACCACCCTCGCCGAAAAGCGCGAAGTGCTGGCCGAGTCGGGGCTGGAGTACGTCGTATTCCTCCCGTTCACGCGGACGCTGCAGCACTATCCGGCGCGCCGGTTCGTGGAAGAGATCCTGATCGGGCGCATCGGGATGAACGAGCTGGTGATCGGGTACGACCACGGGTTCGGCAAGGACCGCGAAGGCGGCGTCGACACGCTGCGGGAGATCGGCCGCGAGATGGGGTTCGACGTGGACGTGGTGGATGCGTTCGAGGCGGAGGGCGGAGCGGTGTCGTCCAGCCGCATCCGCGGGCTGCTGGGCGAGGGGCGGACGGGCGAGGCCGCGGCATTGCTCGGGCGGCCGTACACGCTCTCAGGCGTGGTGGTGGGGGGAAAGCGGAAGGGGCGGGAGCTGGGCTTTCCCACGGCCAACATCGAGCTGGGCGACGCGGAGAAGATGCTGCCCAAGGAGGGCGTCTACGCGGCGTACGGTCGGGTGCGCGGCGAGCGCATCCCCGGCCTTCTGCACCTGGGCCCGCGCCCGACGTTCCCCGGGTTCTCGCCCACGATCGAGCTTCACCTGCTGGACTGGAGCGGCGACATCTACGGCGACCACGTTCGCGTGGAGGTAATGGGCCGCATCCGCGACATTCTGCCGTTTTCCTCGGTAGACGCCCTCATCGAAGCCATACGCGGCGACGAGCGGGATGGTCGCCGGATGCTCGGTCTCTCGCCAAGCTGA